atgtggcacttcatgtttgcatgttttaaaagcactcgaaagtaagcacatatgctaactatctagTTTTTACAGTACAAGAATATAAAGAATATTCAATTTTGACTATGCTGCCAAAATCAATGAAGAACAATGATAAGGTATGAGAGCATAGATCAGTCTATCACTCTGCAGatataaattgcttttatttAAGCAAAACTTCAAAATATGGCCTGAAGACTCCAACTTGACTTAAATCCAAAAAGAATTGTAAAGCTCAACTTAGAGTTTTACACACATACACATAAAACAGAGACGGCATCAGATTATAAGGAATCATggccatatgtgacacgatttggtccatggggaccaaaggaggcatttttgaaaattgagttactgtaattagtacattaaacatacaataggctatcatttactgaaaacaccaaaggtctagcatacttgtttataaagttatgaagtttttactccatattaaaaagaaatattaGTAAATTAATTCCCATACAATGTTGCTTATCATCAAGTCATTTTCTTGTCATTTGCAGGGTCCAGATCGTAAGCCAGTGGCATCATTTATCGCCGGTTTAACAGCGCCACCAGGAAGGAGAATGGGACATGCAGGTGCCATTATCGCTGGCGGTAAAGGTGGGGCCATGGATAAGATTAATTCACTGAAAGAAGCTGGTGTTGCTGTTACAATGTCCCCTGCCAGGATGGGAGAGACCATAATAGAGGTAAGAATGGCCAAAGTGGCCCACGTATAGAGTAGAACCAGGACCACAGCGATAACACTTAAAAGAAGCGTTTCATGATTTTAGCATATTTTTAGGGTATTTTCAATAGATATACATTAAAGAAATCTTATTTTAAGTTGATTGGAACATTGAATTTGTGAGTTGTATGTATTGCATGTATTACAGTGCCCCATAGGTCACTGTGTTGTCATTTCCATCTGCCCACAGATAAAAATCGCTGGCTTAGTGCCCgctagaatatgaccgttgctaggtcaactggctcacgctttctttgttacaaaccactgatcaaaatgatcacaacacaaagcctatggcatatcataatttggAATAGGTGAATAAGCCTAGGCTTGAACCAGTGACCAATTGATACTAAGGtgcactataatttggttcacctcaagtttggtagtgacgtatgtgtgtATTTTGCTCGCCCTTTAAGAGCCAGTCACATAATATACCACCTACCAtccatgggcaggaaaaacctatgtgtctttcgcccttgaacatgtttaaaacaatactaTGAATAAGTTAcaaaggaggttttgctttacacatgttcaggggccaaagacacatgGTTTTTCTTGCCCATGGACATAAACTAAAGTGCATCTGGTGTTACGGCTGCACCCAACTGCATAATGTGGCCATCCACCACAAAGGGTTGTAATGTCGACAGTACTAGTTCTGAATTATTTATGGTACATTGAACTTTTCAATGAACAATCAAAAACAAAGGATTTCTCAAcatatttattaattttgtaCTACTGTCCTAAACAAGCAATATAGCCAATATATCATTGTTTTGAGGATAATTTGCATGTCCAATATCTTAAAAATGAAAATGGTGACTTTACAGCCCATTTTGTGGTGGACACTTATGCATGTTATTCTATATTAATACACAATGCTATTGCACCTGTTGTTGAAGAAAGTATAGAATGTTTTTGAGTTTAACActgaattttttgtattttattttttcaacagGAAATGAAGAAAGCTGGCAAGCTTTAAATATACCTCAGGACTTGTGATACATCAAAAACATCTCTCAGGAGGGAGCCCATctgaaattcaaatatgccaCTAAATCATTACAAGAAGCTCGCTTATAAGCAATGGCTGCCGTgtagaaattcaaaatcatatatataAGAGAATCTTGTCAGATGCTCAACTCATGAGGTAGTGGCTATTGAGGTTATATGCAAGGTTACCGAGTTGCTCCAAGAACCACTACCCCAAGATTTGACATCTTATACAGCGATGCACAGATTAAAATGGTAAAAACGGTAGCCATTGCGAGACAATGTTCTTGTACAGACATAATGGATATCACGCCAGCAACAGATGCTTTATTCCCTCGGTTTTATACCCTTTGAACCTCGTCTTATCTCACACAGGACATTGTATCAACTCAATGAAAATGTTCTGATGGCTTTTCCGAAAACTGGCTCAGTCCACCACCCCAATGTTCCTCATTTTATCTGCTTTTATTTATACCTAAACGGccaattttgggctattccagttgaaatgcatacacccctatgaaagacatccatgaccttaatctcccacacagtgggtatagatttcaaatggggttacctgaatgggtgactctatttgaaatcaacaccctgTGTAGGAAattaaagtcatgttttccataaggtgtatggatttcaactggaatagcctaaaacaAGAAAAGGATTGGGCAGATTCTGTGAAGTGGTCATTTTACAATTTAATGGGGggaaataaaattacaaattgGGAAAAAGGTAATTAACTGCCTTATTTAATGACCTAAAATGATGGACTGAGCAAGGTTTGTAAAAGTGCTGGTTAATTGTGTTTAATCAACCAATTTCTGCATGATATAATTGGGTTTGTTGTGTACAAATGGGTGGTGTAGTATTATTGAGGAAACATGTTGGCAGTGTGTAATCACTTGTACACTGACTGAGGTATTCAAGCCGCCTCAGTAAGATATGATTCGGaatagttaaggtggtactacatcccctgataaattttgtgacaaattttgcatttttctcaacaaataactagacactggtaacaaaagttatgtatattataggggcaaggaatccaattacttcactgcaatttcagtgattcaagacaagtggttcataatatatgttaagaaatgaggtacattctagcggtacctcatttcttatcataaatagtgTACCGCTTgtctgagtcactgaaattccagtgtagtaactggattccttgcccctataatatacataactgttgttaccagtgtgttttattttttattttttgagcaaaattgaaaaatagtcacaaatttatcaagaggtgtagtaccaccttaatgacatCCAGAAACAAATTATACATAAATGCAtattgtgttaaatttgtgatataaatGTGACATCTCCTGGTATTAATTTTATGATTTGACTATGCATACAAAAACAGTTGAAAGAGGTCAccttaaggtcaaaattttgtttGCGGAAAACCTGCATAGCACTGGTTTGATATGTACACACTTTACACAGGTACATGAGGTCCTGGGTGAAAAGGGCACAAAATGTGTGTCTAAGCAAGTGCATTCAACCATGCATTAGAAAAGAGTGTACCTTGACATAAAATCCAGACCGGGATCAAAACCTTGCTGAGAATGTTCTGTTCATGGTAAATCATAGCAGGTATCAAACAAAGACATGGTAATTAGGACAATCACAATTTCATTTGTCTATTTATTGagttttattcaaaatgtataatacttaattaaaaaattaaaaaccatTTAACATTCAGGAAATACATATATTAATTTCGTAATTTTTAAATCAGTTAAAAATTTGTGTAGTTGTATTGATTTCACCGAGCAAAGGTGGTTAGACACATTTTGCCCGTCTGCGACCTGGGTGCAATCTGCCGTTACTTGGCAAGGATAATAAGCATGATTTAATACAATGACAAGGAGGCCTCAGGCTATTACTGAATGAATAGAATGATTGCAAGGCAAATAATCACTTCATGTCTGGCACAAAATATAGATATACAATACAATTACAAGTTTAAGCACCTTGTTTCTTGTTTTTCACAAATGAATTTATGTATGACAATTAATACAGTATTGAGCACATGAGGGGGGCAACTTGCACTTACCCAGAACACCCTTTATTATCTATCTTTTGTTACTACAAGCTCCATTTCAAATGCAGCAGGCTATAAACCGTTCTCTATCAAAATGTTAGTCCATTCGGTATAAGGAGGAACATGACCTTCTTCAAAATGTATGGATCTTAAACAAATGTGGAAAAGGTCATGTTGTCAGCTTATGGTAGAACCTACCATAATCCCTCCCATTTTTAGCGACAGGGTGTATGCGATAACTAGGGTAATCTGTGGGGTCATGTACCCCCTTATCCTGGATAGACTATAGTAGCTTATGGGTTAACTGCAAACTTTGAATTGTACGATAATTGTtacatatttttatgaaaaatttaGCTGCTAAAAATGTGATGTATGTAAATTGAgaaataatacatttacatgttgggttgaGCTTCATCAATTGCACTACCAAAAACAGGTGTAAAGATGTTATCAATCGATGACTGGATTTGTTTTGAGGCATAACATTTGCAGTGGGGACAAAAAAGTTGAGGGATAAACATCTCTGCTTCATTTTGATGGAACAAGACTCATATATTTCTAAATGTAAATCTATAGCCGATTTGTAAATTGACAAGACACGATGCCTGTGTGAGGCCACCGTATCATTATTTTCATCGTCTAAATTAGAATACCTGTGCAGTGTTATGAATGAATAGCAGAGTTTGAAGATATcttcaaaataaaattatattatgaaataatttatacaTGTTTCCTTGTATTGTAGTTAATTAGTTTCACCAAGACTTGTTAAAGGCGAGAATAAATCGGTCTTACTCTACCGGAGTCACCCCACACAAATCTGacagatatttacaaaataaatggTGGATACTGGTATTTATAAAATGAATTATGCAGTAGTGAAGAGATTCTTTAGGTTTGTagattattatattttgaaatgttcatattacaaattcaaaattttgacactGACATGACACGTTTTGTATGTCATGGACATacttcagagtgattggtatcctGTCATCCTCTAAACCACGCCCCCTTGGGACAGAGCTGTATTATCACAAGCagagaggatgatgggataccaatcactctaATGATGTATATATTCCATTTGAGTAAATACTGTATAATTTGTTTCCTAAATGTCCAccatacatccatatcaaaacgatgcacttgtcagctgctacatgtgtctcattttacataatagctaggaataaataccagacttatcTCAAGTGGAATTCACCTCAAATCATACCGAAATCACTTGATTTAGGACTAGAGAACATATTCCTAAATGTACTAGTGACTTcaaatgatttgaagtgacctccactttagatgagtctggtatttattcctagttattatgtgaaatgagacacatgtagcagccgacaggtgcatcgttttgatatggatgtatacCAGATTTGAGTAGTGAGGCCGGTTTGTGCCCTCATACTTGAATAATCTGACCGATAGTTTAAAGGAAACAGGTTCACAAGAGATGTGGTAAAAATTCATTAATCTCGATCAACAGGTTCTTTTATCTTATTTATTGAGTTTATTCtaccaatcctgatgaatcttttCACCATATTTCTTAAAGGGGCCTTCAGAGGTCCATCAATCCCAACCTACACCCCCcgaggtaaaagcaggggcggcaaaaaagaaggggcggcggaggAAGAAGGGGGcagcaagaagaattattaaagaaaaaggtgGGGCAGAAGGGGCatcaagaagaattattaatgaaaaaaggGCGGGAAAGTatggaaaatgttacaaaaattgtGCAACGAATGGGGTGGGCGGTGGTGGTTATGGGGGGGTGACACCTCTAAGAAATTGTGTTGAGAAATTTTTTTTGATCCTATGACCCCATCAAATGAGAGTGTAGCAGAATTAGACATTGATTCTCTGTGGATATCCTTTAAGGATTCTCTGCAATCAGCCATAAACCAGCATATTCCTTTTTAATTGAGTTCATCTAGCCTTGGATCACAGACGGACCCAAGAGAGAAAACTATGCCCAAATTCTTGATAGTCAAGTTGATCTCATCATAATGGATTTCAGCGAAGCGTTCGATGTGGTCCCTCATCAATGCTTACTCGCTAAGTTACATCACATCGGCATCAGAAATAACATTAAAGACTGGATCAATAGTTTCCTCACACAGCATCAGCAGACAGTCATCATAGATGGTGAAAAGTCTACCAATTCACCTGTTACTTCTGGAGTTACCCAGGGAACAGTATTGGGCCCGGTATTGTTTCTTATGTACATTAACGATCTCCCGGATGATTGCATCTTGTATCGCGAAGTTTAATCCCAAAGTGATTATGACATTTTACAAAGAGACATTAATTCACTGTGCAACTGGGAACAAACTTGGGAGCTTCAATGCTTCAAAATGCTTCACCATGCATACGTTACACAAGAAGAAACCAGTCATTCAACAATACAAAATGGTACAAGAAACCGATCACCATCCTTACTTTATAGGAGTGGAATTGTCAAATGACCTTTCTTGGTCCAAACACATTAACCAAGTTAATACTGAGGCAAATAAGATCCTTGGCCTTTTGAAGAGAAACCTGAGATGCTGCGACGACTTTCATTCTAAACTTGGGAATTTGGGACTCCCACAAACAAACCTACATTGAAACAGTTGAAAAGGTTCAGCGCAGAGCGGCACACTTTGTCTACAATGCCTACACGCGTGAGACCAGTGCTCACAGTACTCAGCTCCTCCATGAACTTGAATGGGAAAATCTGGCCACAAGCCGCCAAAATGCTCCTCTCACCATCATCTTTAAAGAATTAATTCGCTGGCAACATCAAACATTACCAATCTCAAGTTCACAACTAAAGGCCAAATTGATAGATTAACCAGAAACAATCACCCAAATAATCTCAAGAAAATCAATATCAACAAAGACTGCTATAAACATTCACTCTATCCATACACCATTCCGGGATGGAACCTGTTACCTGCCGACTTGAAGACAACAGAAAACCTGAAATACTTCAGAACTCAGCTTGATACAATTGACCTCAAAGAACTCGCTATAGGACGGCACACTTTAATTCGGCAGCTGCATGCACGACAACACTGCACGTTTAGATAGCTATACCAGGCGATTTCATGCAGGATACGCATTCTGAAGGTACTGAAGCTCTGCCACTGTCATAAGGAGTGTAGTGATGGGCGAAGTCAGTCTGACCATGCTGACGAAAGCTCGATAACTTGTTACATCCCTAAGAGTGTCATTAAGCTGTTTTTGTTGAGTGAGTCAACGATGCCAGTATGCGTAATGATCTTTAACCATACTGCGTGATGCTGAATCCAGCGCTGAATTTGGTCTATTTGGATGCGATGCTTGATGAATTGGATTTCTAACAACTTTGAACACTGAGCAGTTCTTTCTGAATGCAACATCTCTTCTACTGTCATAAGGAGTGTCATGAAACACTGGCGAAGTCATTCGATTTAGATCATGTAAACTAGAACGAATCGATGCAGGTAATGTAATCGCATTGTTGAGATTGAATACTGGGTTGTCAGCTGAGGGTAATTCCCGAATGTCATCATGATCTCTTGCATCAATTGATTTGCTCTTGGCATCCTGTTCATCTGCAGTCTGAGCGTGTTCTCTGCAAGGATTTTTGATTGGTACAAATAACATAAGGAATACAGGCAAGAAAACAAGTCCATGTATGGCGCCTATGCTGATAACAAGCACCATTGTTCTGAAGAAAGTACGATAGATGTAAGAAAAGCTTCCTGATAAGACACTGACTGCTAAAATAGTCGATGTAGCTCCTTGAAGAGTTGGTGCGCCAAGGGAGTAGAGCGCAAAAATGGATCGCTCTCGTCGAGTTTTGGCTGATGACGATACAAACGCATAAGTGATGTGAGCCGAGTAGTCTACGCTGAAACCTAATGCCAGAATAAGGCTTAGCATTGAAATAACATCTAAGGATATATTCCAGATCGACATATACCCTAATATACCTATAATGGTAGATACAAGTGATATAGTTACGATGATGGAGCATACTGGGTGTGGAATTAACAACAATGAAATGACGAACATTGCTGAGATACCAATACTAAGTGTTAAAATCGTGTTTTGTCGAATAGCGATGAATTGTTCCATAATCCATGGAGCGTACCCATGGTATGTTATAAGTTCTAGATTAGAAGTATCCAAAACTTTTCGAATTTCTAAGAACATATTACCTAAACGTACAGATGTAACTAAGTTTTTGCCGATCACATAGAATCTTGAGCTTATTATGGAGCTATTAGTCGAGTCGAAGATGATATCAGGAACAAATTGTTCAAACACTGGAATACTAAGAAATTGTTCTCTAAGAACTTGCAAAAACGTTTCCTTAGATGGGTTGGTAATGCCgaggaaatttaaaaacttcAAGTATTCTCTAAGCCATGATATACTGAGTGAAGAGTTGTAGAAGTATTTGCTGTCTTCAAGTTTCGCCATAGTGTTTTCTAATTCCTCCTGTATGTCAGTGTCCCAATACGACAGTTCCTCAGTGGCTACTATTGACATATCTGGGCCGTATACTTTGAAGTAAGACTCCTCAACTCGATAATATGCATTTAGATACGAGTCATCGGTACCAACAGTGGTCAAATCTAAACCTTCCTCTAAAGTTGTAAAACCCCATATTGCAACTCCAAGGTAGCCAAAATATAGAAAAAGTACTACAACTGCAGATACCCAATGCGTGATGAAGGGTCCGTAGTATTTCTTAAAGAAGATCATCAAACATGAATCAGATACTTTACCATCATCTTGTGAATCAACAGATGACCCACCAGCGCAAAATATGTAATAGGATTTAGAAGGTGCTTTTTTCTTGGGCAAAACTTTTCGCAACGTAACTGCATGTCGATTCTTCTCCTCTCGATGACCAATAATGACCATGCAAGCAGCAAAGAATGTGATCATATAGATATATGCAAAAATAACAGAGACTGCAGCGTACATACACATGAGACGAATGGAGTAAAACTGTGATATGCATCCTATGCTAAATGCTAGAATATCTGTAATGGTAGTAATGGTGATCGACAAGGCTGCTTCTTCGAGGGTTTCTTTCATGCGCTCTTTGGTAGATTTGTAAACACTTGTTAAACGCCAAGCGGATATCATGATGAACATATCATCAACACCAATTCCTGAAAGAAAAGCATACGGGAGATCAATTAAGAGCCTTTAGAAATGCTATCCTTTTGAATACAAACGTACAGAATGAAGACCTACAACTCACAATTTTTAATTAATGTCCCTGGAATAAAAACTCTATGGAATGAACTGACCATTTGCATGAGAAACAGCTTGGCTATCAAGATTGAAGCCTTCGGAACATCCGAGCATTCAGAGTAGACAAGTTCTTCATAAATGCAAGATGCGTACACCTTTTTGTTAAAGATTGACAACTACCAttacttaaggaatcggatagcaacatttgcacattattttttgtgggacctgagagcacatcagacacaccaaatgcattctgagtacgaggaatgtcctttatattaaataattttgattttttttgcaattcgAAATATAATAAGGCTAATGATCAAAAATTGATGTTTTCGATATTTAatagtcttcgaagtaaatttgataaatctaatgatatgtattgaagatatacatttttgtatacaaatgtatatcttcaatgccaaaggtcaacattttcaaatgatggacggcttttcctcccagctacatacacttgaagtacatatcattagctttataaaatttacttcgaagactgttaaatgttattttaaataagttgccataaaatttgtatcatatcgcgaatttcaaaaactgaattatttgatattatcaggtcattcctcgtattcagaacgcaatttagtgtctgatgtgctctcatatcacACAAAAATGCCGTGCAAACGTTACTATTTGGTAATTCGAATTTATCGTCTGTCAAGCAGTATATTGACACCGTGACCTTCAAAACTGAAGGACTAAGaatatcatataggcctaggagtcaaaaacattacaaaacattTGCGCATGTTTCCTATTTAATTAAGGAGTTATATGGTACCAAAATAGGTCCAAGGTTAATACGTTTATAATACATCGAAGCCACTTGCGGTTCGACTTACCTTTTAGGTGCTTCAGAAaatgaatagtttgcactatctgcggcAACGCCCAAAAAGAAAACATTGATATATGATGGGACCTTTAAGGTTGTGACGTGCTTTTACTTAATCATGTTTTGTTAACTTACCAAATATCAAAAAGGGCATAGAGCCAGCTACATTTGCATAAGGTACTCCAATAAAGCTAAATAATCCAAAGCTGCACACCAGTGCCAATCCCGCAGTAA
The Amphiura filiformis chromosome 3, Afil_fr2py, whole genome shotgun sequence DNA segment above includes these coding regions:
- the LOC140147946 gene encoding patched domain-containing protein 3-like gives rise to the protein MSMKFDCIEKALKWLFYRYGGMVAKQPWPFFIVPILITAGLSVGLFTHFSKESDPETLYGPERTYSRRNRAYIEDVYSNVVDEDMLARHKTRIGIWGQVIITPNIGSNVLTVQVLNEVLRLHETITDTTFKFQGENYRFNDLCIEWKNKCHENELLVLLNYTAKNVLSTSLTYPVFSLPTGETFFLGTQLGGVFFTTDGRIMSASAIQLVYNLRYNTDDEFEKGLLWEKQFLRALQDFETDKIIVFRQISHSFELELDESSAVTFDLVATVGVVIVTFSVLSAVSFDWVRTKPILACLGVLTAGLALVCSFGLFSFIGVPYANVAGSMPFLIFGIGVDDMFIMISAWRLTSVYKSTKERMKETLEEAALSITITTITDILAFSIGCISQFYSIRLMCMYAAVSVIFAYIYMITFFAACMVIIGHREEKNRHAVTLRKVLPKKKAPSKSYYIFCAGGSSVDSQDDGKVSDSCLMIFFKKYYGPFITHWVSAVVVLFLYFGYLGVAIWGFTTLEEGLDLTTVGTDDSYLNAYYRVEESYFKVYGPDMSIVATEELSYWDTDIQEELENTMAKLEDSKYFYNSSLSISWLREYLKFLNFLGITNPSKETFLQVLREQFLSIPVFEQFVPDIIFDSTNSSIISSRFYVIGKNLVTSVRLGNMFLEIRKVLDTSNLELITYHGYAPWIMEQFIAIRQNTILTLSIGISAMFVISLLLIPHPVCSIIVTISLVSTIIGILGYMSIWNISLDVISMLSLILALGFSVDYSAHITYAFVSSSAKTRRERSIFALYSLGAPTLQGATSTILAVSVLSGSFSYIYRTFFRTMVLVISIGAIHGLVFLPVFLMLFVPIKNPCREHAQTADEQDAKSKSIDARDHDDIRELPSADNPVFNLNNAITLPASIRSSLHDLNRMTSPVFHDTPYDSRRDVAFRKNCSVFKVVRNPIHQASHPNRPNSALDSASRSMVKDHYAYWHR